One region of gamma proteobacterium HIMB55 genomic DNA includes:
- a CDS encoding outer membrane cobalamin receptor protein (PFAM: TonB-dependent Receptor Plug Domain; TonB dependent receptor), translated as MKRTNKGAFSVKALPLAVSLLAANAMVANTALAQDGDIEEVVITGSYIKGTGTDEASPVDVLNSDYIQKQGALTIGELTQKLAVSSGTENNPDSFTAGSTQGTSNVNLRGLGLTSTLVLVNGKRQTIAAAIANDGSVFVDTATIPMAALERVEILKEGATATYGSDAVAGVVNFILRDDFDGVEVSLGHQTTATSSQDTSDVSILAGTNLSDNTNVMVAASFLQQDAMSSAERSYTTINAVSTLGRSFLNLGGLAPGLPVVIEGSGGYAGPYGPGETIPDANCEANGGILSGGFIPSLGGQKCGFLYGPRFNLVNEEERTNVYAAITHDTDSGITVRGEIGFAKNEVLDNPQSPSYPNLSFPTIAPGQAGSPFNGFVRWYGRPLGSEAPSPLAPRNSETLRASLDLSGTLDGGAWDWNASVTYSENDREGWQPDTIKSRLDAALAGAGGESGTETFNIFDPSQNSASLIDYISAETYTKMSTDLTVADLVVSGPWFELDDFGTVNLAYGAQFRHEGFSIARNDISTQQRDSVTGALQDVDLIFLGGGTEPSASRDSFAAFAEVSMPLNDSVELNVAARYESLETESSLDPKIALRWQVSDDVVIRGSMSTAFREASLIQQFNRQTSLQGLVDTSVGGSSGTLFIRVLTEGDVELKPETSTNTNLGVVWTPSDNFNMRVDWWQFEYEDVITIENAQGKINADPNRQDPDVRRSDAGQLIGVSTNFINAATVDTDGFDVSADWNLPAGDAGDFGVQLAYSRFNSYEIPDGNGGTRDVVGSFNHDNFVRSMPEAKWNLTADWERGNHSAAVVLYHVDSYTTSRAVPASAAAMGFDSNIDSWRTIDASYNYNFNIGDTQGVLTLGGKNLTDEEAPRVYDAANFSYDPKQHDPRGRIYYARVKFAL; from the coding sequence ATGAAGCGGACGAACAAGGGCGCTTTTAGCGTCAAAGCGTTGCCACTTGCAGTGAGCTTGCTCGCGGCAAATGCCATGGTGGCTAACACGGCGTTGGCACAAGACGGTGATATCGAAGAAGTTGTTATCACGGGTTCTTACATCAAAGGTACGGGCACTGATGAAGCGTCACCAGTTGATGTTTTGAACAGCGATTACATCCAAAAGCAGGGTGCGCTGACAATCGGTGAATTGACTCAAAAGCTGGCGGTGAGCTCGGGTACTGAGAACAACCCTGATAGCTTTACGGCAGGTTCAACGCAGGGCACGTCTAACGTTAACTTGCGCGGTCTAGGTCTGACATCGACGTTAGTTCTTGTTAACGGCAAGCGTCAGACAATCGCAGCGGCTATCGCAAACGACGGTTCTGTCTTTGTTGATACAGCGACGATTCCAATGGCGGCGCTTGAGCGAGTCGAGATCCTTAAAGAGGGCGCGACGGCGACCTACGGTTCTGATGCCGTTGCAGGCGTAGTGAACTTTATTCTGCGTGACGACTTCGACGGTGTTGAAGTATCACTGGGTCATCAAACGACTGCGACCAGCAGCCAAGACACCAGCGATGTCAGCATCCTTGCGGGTACCAACCTGAGCGACAACACGAACGTCATGGTTGCGGCGAGCTTCTTGCAGCAGGACGCTATGAGTTCTGCGGAGCGCTCGTACACAACTATTAATGCGGTTAGTACACTGGGAAGAAGCTTCCTGAACCTAGGTGGTTTGGCTCCCGGCTTGCCTGTAGTAATTGAAGGTTCAGGTGGTTATGCGGGTCCTTACGGTCCAGGTGAGACTATTCCTGATGCTAACTGTGAAGCCAACGGCGGCATCCTATCGGGTGGATTCATCCCCTCACTGGGCGGCCAAAAGTGCGGATTCTTATACGGTCCTCGCTTTAACCTCGTGAACGAGGAGGAGCGCACCAATGTCTACGCAGCCATTACACACGACACCGACAGCGGTATCACTGTTCGCGGTGAGATAGGTTTCGCTAAGAATGAGGTTCTGGACAACCCACAGTCGCCCTCTTACCCCAATCTGTCTTTCCCAACTATTGCGCCAGGTCAAGCAGGCAGCCCATTTAACGGATTTGTCCGTTGGTACGGTCGCCCTCTTGGTTCGGAAGCACCTTCTCCGTTGGCACCACGTAACTCTGAGACACTTCGCGCCTCGCTCGATCTCTCGGGAACACTCGACGGTGGTGCTTGGGACTGGAATGCGTCTGTCACTTACTCTGAGAACGACCGTGAAGGTTGGCAGCCTGACACCATTAAGTCTCGCTTAGACGCGGCACTTGCAGGTGCCGGTGGTGAAAGTGGAACAGAGACCTTCAACATCTTTGATCCAAGTCAAAACTCGGCGAGCCTGATCGACTACATCAGCGCTGAGACTTACACAAAGATGTCGACTGACCTTACTGTTGCGGACCTGGTCGTGTCAGGCCCTTGGTTTGAGCTGGACGATTTTGGCACGGTTAACCTCGCTTACGGTGCTCAGTTCCGTCACGAGGGCTTCTCAATCGCTCGTAATGACATTTCAACCCAGCAGCGTGACTCTGTAACAGGCGCACTGCAGGACGTTGATCTGATCTTCTTGGGCGGCGGTACCGAGCCATCGGCATCACGCGATTCATTTGCGGCTTTTGCGGAAGTCTCAATGCCGCTTAACGATTCGGTTGAATTGAACGTTGCTGCGCGTTACGAGTCTCTCGAGACTGAAAGCAGCCTTGACCCTAAGATTGCGCTTCGTTGGCAGGTTTCTGATGACGTTGTTATCCGAGGTTCAATGTCGACTGCCTTCCGTGAGGCTTCGCTGATCCAGCAGTTCAACCGCCAAACATCGCTCCAGGGCCTTGTTGATACTTCGGTTGGCGGAAGCAGCGGTACGCTGTTTATCCGTGTATTGACCGAGGGTGACGTCGAGCTTAAGCCTGAGACGTCGACTAACACCAACTTGGGTGTTGTTTGGACGCCAAGCGACAACTTCAACATGCGTGTTGACTGGTGGCAGTTCGAGTACGAAGACGTGATTACCATTGAGAACGCTCAGGGCAAGATCAATGCTGATCCAAATCGTCAGGACCCAGATGTTCGCCGTAGCGATGCTGGCCAGTTGATTGGTGTATCGACCAACTTTATCAACGCGGCTACTGTTGATACAGACGGCTTCGATGTCTCAGCAGACTGGAACTTGCCTGCTGGTGATGCCGGTGACTTCGGTGTTCAGTTGGCATACAGCCGTTTCAACAGCTACGAGATCCCAGATGGTAATGGTGGAACTCGTGACGTAGTTGGTTCGTTTAACCACGATAACTTCGTGCGATCTATGCCAGAAGCTAAGTGGAACCTGACAGCGGATTGGGAGCGTGGCAACCACAGTGCCGCGGTTGTGCTCTATCACGTTGATTCGTACACCACTAGCCGAGCTGTACCTGCTTCGGCGGCGGCAATGGGCTTCGATAGCAACATCGACTCATGGCGTACGATTGACGCGAGCTACAACTACAACTTCAACATCGGTGATACACAAGGTGTCCTCACTTTGGGTGGTAAGAACCTAACCGACGAAGAAGCACCTCGTGTCTATGACGCAGCAAACTTCAGCTACGATCCTAAGCAACACGATCCACGTGGCCGTATCTACTACGCACGTGTGAAGTTCGCGCTTTAA
- a CDS encoding glycine/D-amino acid oxidase, deaminating (PFAM: FAD dependent oxidoreductase): MTLITPEYPNSWYHTSAELLPEQSSLQGDVLADVCVIGAGYTGLSAALHLAKAGKQVVILEAARIGWGASGRNGGHVGTGQRADQFALEKWYGKDRAKELWRLGLDAVGLVESLVKEHSIDCELGKGNIHYAAKPAHTDELREEIEHLETAYDYHHLRGVEKADLGSLGSAQGFHYAMIDEGARHLHPLKYCLGLARAALAAGVMIYEQSRATGLQVQGDGAVIQTSSGSIRADRVVLACNGYLEKLYSPIASNIMPINNFIVATEPLTEEIAQQINPLNASLSDSLFVINYWKLSEDRRLIFGGGETYSDKFPSSITDFVRPHLLGVYPELADTRLDFGWGGTLAITRNRMPDMGIKQGVLYYAQGFSGHGVPTATMAGKLMALSILDSCEDFDLMAGLETISFPGGPLLRRPSLIAGMLFYSLLDRLGR, from the coding sequence ATGACGTTAATCACACCCGAATACCCGAATAGCTGGTACCACACCTCGGCCGAGCTTCTACCCGAGCAAAGTAGCCTTCAGGGCGACGTTTTGGCAGATGTCTGTGTCATCGGCGCGGGCTACACCGGACTGTCGGCGGCGCTGCACCTGGCCAAGGCAGGCAAGCAAGTCGTTATTTTAGAGGCGGCGCGAATCGGCTGGGGCGCGTCGGGGCGCAATGGTGGCCATGTCGGCACTGGGCAACGCGCCGATCAATTCGCACTCGAGAAGTGGTATGGCAAGGATAGGGCTAAAGAGCTTTGGCGACTGGGCCTGGATGCGGTCGGCTTAGTCGAGTCGTTAGTAAAAGAACACAGCATCGATTGTGAGCTTGGCAAAGGCAACATTCACTATGCGGCCAAGCCCGCGCATACAGACGAACTGCGAGAGGAGATTGAACACCTTGAGACCGCCTATGATTACCACCACCTGAGAGGTGTTGAGAAGGCTGACCTTGGCTCTTTAGGTTCGGCACAGGGCTTCCACTACGCGATGATTGATGAGGGTGCACGGCACTTACACCCGCTCAAGTACTGCCTGGGTCTTGCTCGAGCCGCATTGGCCGCCGGCGTCATGATATATGAACAGAGCAGAGCAACCGGGCTGCAGGTCCAGGGTGATGGCGCGGTGATTCAGACGTCGTCTGGATCAATCCGCGCGGATCGCGTGGTGCTCGCGTGCAATGGCTACCTAGAGAAGCTTTACTCGCCAATCGCAAGCAACATCATGCCTATTAATAACTTCATTGTGGCGACCGAGCCGCTTACCGAAGAGATTGCTCAGCAAATCAACCCACTGAATGCGTCTCTCTCGGACAGCCTATTTGTCATTAACTATTGGAAGCTCAGTGAAGATCGCAGACTCATTTTTGGTGGCGGTGAAACCTACAGCGACAAGTTTCCGTCATCCATTACTGACTTTGTTCGACCCCATCTTTTAGGCGTCTATCCCGAGCTCGCCGACACGCGACTCGATTTTGGATGGGGTGGAACGCTTGCGATAACGCGTAATCGCATGCCCGATATGGGCATCAAACAAGGCGTCCTCTATTACGCACAGGGTTTCTCCGGTCATGGCGTGCCCACCGCAACTATGGCTGGAAAGCTCATGGCTCTGTCGATTCTCGACAGCTGTGAAGATTTTGACCTCATGGCGGGCCTCGAGACAATCTCGTTCCCTGGTGGACCTTTACTACGTCGGCCAAGCCTCATAGCTGGGATGCTGTTTTACAGTTTGCTTGATAGATTAGGACGCTAA
- a CDS encoding glycine cleavage system T protein (aminomethyltransferase) (PFAM: Aminomethyltransferase folate-binding domain; Glycine cleavage T-protein C-terminal barrel domain~TIGRFAM: glycine cleavage system T protein), producing the protein MSLETPLTNLHRGLGAKMVPFAGYTMPISYPDGIIAEHHHTRSKAGLFDVSHMGQVMVTGPELARSLEQVMPADLTQLVHMKSTYALLTNDEGGVRDDLIVTKLDEERFFLVLNAANKHGDLAYLRATLPELKFELMDDKALLALQGPDAREVLARFAGDIDSLGFMSARHCTLEDIDCLVTCSGYTGEDGFEISADGARASRLAELLLQEAEVAPIGLGARDSLRLEVGLCLHGHELSEEITPIEAGLKWAIAPSRREGGERAGGYPGADILDQQMRDGTQRVRVGLKVLGRRPVRAGQVLLNQEGVEVGIICSDAFGASVGGPIAMAYVRPSASVKGSVLKADLRGKFVELEVVALPMTAQRYYRVD; encoded by the coding sequence ATGTCGCTTGAAACACCCCTGACAAATTTGCACCGAGGTCTTGGCGCAAAAATGGTGCCGTTTGCGGGGTATACGATGCCAATCAGTTATCCGGACGGCATTATCGCAGAACATCATCACACGCGCTCAAAAGCAGGGCTCTTTGATGTCTCGCATATGGGGCAGGTGATGGTGACTGGTCCTGAACTGGCTCGATCGTTAGAGCAGGTTATGCCAGCTGACCTTACGCAGTTAGTACATATGAAGAGTACTTATGCATTGTTGACGAACGACGAGGGTGGTGTGCGTGATGACCTCATCGTTACCAAGCTGGATGAAGAGCGGTTTTTTCTCGTGTTGAACGCAGCTAATAAACACGGTGATTTGGCGTATCTGCGCGCGACACTGCCTGAGCTAAAGTTTGAGTTGATGGACGACAAGGCCTTACTGGCCTTGCAAGGGCCTGATGCAAGAGAAGTGTTAGCTCGGTTTGCGGGTGATATTGATTCTCTGGGTTTCATGAGCGCTAGGCACTGTACGCTCGAGGATATCGACTGTTTAGTCACTTGTTCGGGTTACACCGGTGAGGACGGGTTTGAAATTTCTGCGGACGGCGCGCGCGCTTCGCGTCTTGCGGAACTTTTATTACAGGAAGCTGAAGTTGCGCCAATCGGTCTCGGTGCGCGTGACTCCTTGCGGCTTGAGGTCGGCCTTTGTTTGCACGGTCACGAGTTATCTGAGGAGATAACCCCGATAGAAGCGGGGCTCAAATGGGCGATAGCGCCTTCGCGGCGTGAGGGCGGCGAGCGCGCGGGTGGGTATCCCGGGGCAGACATTCTCGACCAGCAAATGCGCGATGGTACGCAGCGCGTTCGAGTCGGCTTAAAGGTGCTCGGGCGACGACCTGTTCGAGCTGGGCAAGTGTTGCTAAATCAAGAGGGCGTCGAGGTCGGAATTATTTGCTCTGATGCTTTTGGTGCCAGTGTGGGCGGGCCAATCGCAATGGCGTATGTGCGCCCAAGTGCCTCAGTAAAAGGCTCGGTGCTAAAAGCTGATCTGCGTGGCAAGTTTGTTGAGCTTGAGGTGGTGGCACTTCCCATGACAGCGCAGCGGTACTACCGAGTAGATTGA
- a CDS encoding glutamine synthetase (PFAM: Glutamine synthetase, catalytic domain; Glutamine synthetase, beta-Grasp domain), giving the protein MSESRELPEENPTIVYTPEVEAGAGKLSQHDYEIRQWLEDNNISEVECLVPDMTGNARGKFIPAHQFLSQSDQKLPESIMVQTVTGEYTDDHWDFVEPTDTDMLLVADPKTLRKVPWAREPTAQIIADCYKASGEPHPLASRNVLKHVLSLYEQAGLRAEVAPEVEFFLVHKNTDPDYELMPPKGRSGRREVARMSFSIDAVAEFEDFVEDMYDFADEQALSVDTLIHENGAAQLEINFNHGDPLDMADQVFVFKRTVRETAQRHNMYATFMAKPMQKEPGSALHIHQSILSLDSEKNIFNSADNEPTPELMHYIAGLQRYTPDLISFYAPNVNSYRRLAPDISAPINLSWGYDNRTTAFRVPDSTPDNRRVENRFPGADANPYLAIAASLASGLLGLENKLQPTAPHQGTANDENVEVARSLEEAVRRLNGNEELARVMGDLFLRAYAAVKLDEFEEFNRVISSWEREHLLLQV; this is encoded by the coding sequence ATGAGCGAGTCGAGGGAGCTACCCGAGGAAAATCCCACCATTGTTTACACCCCTGAAGTTGAAGCGGGTGCTGGTAAACTCAGCCAGCATGACTATGAAATTCGGCAATGGCTTGAGGACAACAACATTTCAGAGGTGGAGTGCCTCGTTCCCGATATGACCGGGAATGCTCGTGGAAAGTTTATTCCCGCCCACCAGTTCCTCTCTCAATCTGACCAGAAGCTGCCTGAGTCGATCATGGTGCAAACGGTGACTGGCGAGTACACCGACGACCACTGGGACTTTGTCGAGCCTACCGATACAGACATGCTACTGGTTGCTGACCCAAAAACCTTAAGAAAAGTTCCCTGGGCTCGCGAGCCCACGGCGCAAATAATCGCTGATTGTTATAAAGCATCAGGTGAGCCTCACCCTCTAGCCTCCCGCAACGTGCTCAAGCATGTTCTCTCGCTTTATGAGCAGGCCGGATTGCGGGCTGAAGTTGCTCCGGAGGTGGAGTTTTTTCTTGTTCACAAGAACACCGATCCCGACTATGAATTAATGCCGCCTAAGGGCCGCTCGGGTCGACGCGAAGTGGCGCGAATGTCGTTCAGTATCGATGCAGTAGCTGAGTTCGAAGACTTTGTTGAAGACATGTACGACTTTGCCGACGAGCAGGCTCTGAGTGTCGATACCCTTATTCACGAAAATGGCGCCGCGCAATTGGAGATCAACTTCAATCACGGTGACCCCCTGGATATGGCAGATCAGGTTTTCGTGTTCAAGCGCACCGTTCGTGAAACCGCGCAGCGGCACAATATGTACGCCACCTTCATGGCCAAGCCTATGCAAAAAGAGCCGGGCTCAGCGCTGCACATTCACCAAAGTATTCTCTCGCTGGATAGTGAGAAAAATATTTTCAACAGCGCGGATAATGAGCCAACGCCCGAGCTCATGCATTACATAGCGGGTCTGCAGCGATACACGCCCGATCTCATCAGTTTTTATGCGCCAAACGTCAATTCCTATCGACGACTTGCGCCGGATATCTCGGCACCCATCAATTTGAGCTGGGGGTATGACAACCGCACAACAGCCTTCAGGGTTCCGGATAGCACGCCTGATAACCGTCGTGTCGAGAATCGATTCCCCGGTGCTGATGCGAATCCATATCTAGCCATTGCAGCTTCGTTGGCAAGTGGCCTGCTTGGTTTGGAGAATAAATTGCAGCCTACCGCGCCTCACCAAGGCACGGCCAACGATGAGAATGTCGAAGTGGCACGATCGCTTGAGGAGGCTGTCCGCCGACTCAACGGCAATGAGGAGCTTGCGCGCGTAATGGGTGATTTATTCTTGCGCGCTTACGCGGCAGTCAAGCTTGATGAGTTTGAAGAGTTCAACCGTGTCATTAGCTCCTGGGAGCGCGAGCATTTGCTGCTGCAGGTCTGA
- a CDS encoding restriction endonuclease (PFAM: HNH endonuclease) — MQAILKLDVAGQPRGWLSLQEAISAYARNDVIYGIGDPLPTVFGGIQRLTGVRSSLTLQPIIALDGRVFDEFTPPLSNRTLFRRDDHRCLYCGNQFARQELTRDHVVPASRGGKNEWENVVAACKRCNWLKDCRTPEEASMPLLAVPFRPNAYEWHFLAKDRVLADQMEYLSTQFRADRQWAH, encoded by the coding sequence ATGCAAGCGATCCTAAAATTGGATGTGGCAGGGCAACCTCGGGGCTGGTTAAGCCTGCAGGAAGCGATATCTGCCTATGCACGAAACGATGTTATATACGGCATCGGAGACCCCCTTCCCACTGTCTTTGGCGGAATACAAAGACTGACAGGCGTTCGGTCTTCCCTCACCTTACAGCCAATCATCGCACTCGATGGCAGGGTATTTGATGAGTTCACGCCGCCTCTCAGTAACCGGACTCTGTTTCGCAGAGATGATCACCGCTGCCTTTATTGCGGCAACCAGTTCGCACGCCAGGAGCTAACGCGGGACCACGTTGTGCCTGCATCGCGCGGAGGCAAGAACGAGTGGGAAAACGTGGTTGCCGCCTGCAAACGCTGCAACTGGCTAAAAGACTGTCGCACACCTGAGGAAGCGAGCATGCCCTTGCTCGCCGTGCCCTTCCGCCCTAATGCATACGAGTGGCATTTCCTCGCGAAAGATAGAGTACTCGCAGATCAGATGGAGTACTTATCCACACAGTTCCGAGCGGATCGTCAGTGGGCGCACTGA
- a CDS encoding response regulator with CheY-like receiver domain and winged-helix DNA-binding domain (PFAM: Transcriptional regulatory protein, C terminal): MSQFANKPSALLVVSDNFLAKQLTDSLHILGYKTVRAALARDCYSAWSSPERFSICLIDQHLADQPGQVLAKYLAENRAKNVVLFGKLDNAESRLSLYQAGVSLLLREPDGTAEIVAAISAMATPMQMPVTKKASVVSFPSKATNGNVPWQVKALQRELVAPSGQVVALTRNEVKVCLALADSSNEPTNRESLTRALYGRFDSSANRALDAVIKRLRQKIVANVSAVDPITTHYGEGHRFTAPIIAVS, encoded by the coding sequence ATGAGTCAGTTTGCAAATAAGCCTAGCGCGCTGCTGGTGGTGTCAGATAACTTCCTTGCAAAGCAGCTTACGGACTCGCTTCATATTCTCGGATACAAGACAGTTCGCGCGGCACTTGCGCGTGATTGCTACTCGGCGTGGTCGTCACCAGAGCGCTTTTCGATTTGCCTGATCGATCAGCACCTCGCCGACCAACCCGGCCAGGTGCTTGCCAAATACCTTGCAGAGAATCGCGCAAAAAATGTCGTGCTGTTTGGAAAACTCGATAACGCAGAAAGTCGCTTGAGTCTTTACCAGGCGGGAGTTTCTCTCCTCCTTCGAGAACCCGACGGAACCGCTGAAATTGTTGCGGCAATCTCTGCAATGGCAACGCCTATGCAGATGCCAGTGACAAAGAAAGCATCCGTGGTCAGCTTCCCGTCAAAAGCAACGAATGGAAATGTGCCGTGGCAGGTAAAAGCGCTGCAACGCGAACTAGTAGCACCAAGCGGCCAAGTCGTTGCGTTAACGCGTAATGAGGTGAAAGTATGCTTGGCCTTGGCTGACTCATCGAATGAGCCAACAAACAGAGAGTCACTCACCCGCGCCCTATACGGACGCTTTGATTCATCGGCTAATCGTGCGCTAGATGCTGTAATCAAACGCCTACGGCAAAAAATCGTTGCCAACGTCAGTGCGGTTGATCCTATCACCACACACTACGGAGAGGGTCACCGCTTTACTGCGCCCATCATAGCGGTCAGCTGA
- a CDS encoding shikimate kinase (PFAM: Shikimate kinase): protein MSHSTRIISLIGMPGSGKSTVGVLLAKRLGLAFVDTDLLIQEQEQATLAEIIAAKGHEALRDIEEKVLLDMDIYPAIVSTGGSVVYSDAIMQRLAAASTVVYLRAQLETVDYRISLAPDRGIASPGNHTLEDVYNERVPLYEQYANITVDVDRDDPEVIAGHIKSLLDTR, encoded by the coding sequence ATGAGTCACTCGACACGCATAATCAGTTTAATCGGGATGCCGGGGAGTGGAAAAAGCACTGTCGGTGTTCTCTTGGCAAAGCGTCTGGGCTTGGCTTTCGTTGACACTGACCTCTTAATTCAGGAGCAAGAGCAAGCGACACTCGCCGAAATTATTGCCGCAAAGGGACACGAGGCTCTTCGAGACATTGAAGAAAAAGTACTGCTTGATATGGATATTTATCCGGCAATTGTCTCGACGGGTGGTTCGGTGGTTTACAGCGACGCCATCATGCAGAGACTCGCTGCAGCATCGACTGTCGTGTACCTCAGAGCACAGCTTGAGACCGTGGACTATCGAATTTCATTAGCTCCTGACCGAGGCATAGCGTCGCCCGGCAACCACACGCTCGAAGATGTTTATAACGAGCGCGTGCCGCTTTACGAGCAGTACGCCAATATCACCGTCGATGTAGATAGAGATGATCCCGAGGTGATTGCTGGGCACATCAAATCTTTGCTGGACACACGCTAA